One part of the Sarcophilus harrisii chromosome 5, mSarHar1.11, whole genome shotgun sequence genome encodes these proteins:
- the LOC100922843 gene encoding serum paraoxonase/arylesterase 2 isoform X1 — MLFCSVTEAPGVAAGGPESTREEPPSRNRLNASREVEPVNLPGCRLIKGVEAGSEDIDILPNGLAFLSAGLKSPGIQCFAPEKPGGILMMDLNKDSPRALELRVSRGFDLSTFNPHGISTFIDKDDTVYLFVANHPEFKSTVEIFQFEEEENSLLHLKTVRHELLPSVNDIVAVGPEHFYATNSHYFSDIFLKYLEVYLNLRWTNVIYYSPEGARVVAEGFDSTNGINISPDHKYIYVADSFAHEIHVMEKLANWSLSPVKVLQLDTIVDNLSVDPSTGDLWVGCHPNALKLLIYDPSRPPASQVLRIQNILSETPAVSTVYANNGSVLQGSTVASVYGGKLLIGTLYHRALQCPL; from the exons ATGTTGTTCTGCTCAGTCACAGAAGCTCCTGGTGTGGCAGCTGGAGGGCCAGAGAGCACACGTGAAGAGCCGCCGTCAAG GAACCGCCTCAACGCCTCTCGAGAAGTGGAGCCTGTCAACCTTCCCGGCTGTCGCTTGATCAAAGGAGTAG AAGCGGGCTCTGAAGATATTGACATCCTTCCCAACGGCTTGGCGTTCCTCAGCGCA GGCCTCAAGTCTCCTGGGATCCAGTGCTTTGCCCCGGAGAAGCCCGGAGGAATCCTGATGATGGATCTGAACAAGGACAGCCCCCGGGCTCTGGAGCTGAGGGTCAGCCGGGGCTTTGACCTGTCCACCTTTAACCCCCACGGCATCAGTACGTTCATCGACAAAG ATGACACCGTGTATCTCTTTGTTGCCAATCACCCCGAGTTCAAGAGCACAGTGGAGATTTTTCAGtttgaagaagaggaaaactCCCTTTTGCACCTGAAAACCGTCCGGCACGAGCTCCTGCCCAG tgTGAATGACATCGTGGCCGTGGGCCCCGAGCATTTCTACGCCACCAACAGCCACTATTTCTCCGACATTTTCCTAAAGTATCTGGAGGTCTACTTGAACCTGCGCTGGACCAATGTCATTTACTACAGCCCTGAGGGCGCGCGCGTGGTGGCCGAAGGCTTCGACTCCACCAACGGCATCAACATATCCCCAGATCACAA GTACATCTATGTGGCCGATAGTTTTGCCCATGAAATCCACGTCATGGAAAAACTCGCCAACTGGAGTTTGAGTCCAGTGAAG GTGCTCCAGCTGGACACGATAGTGGACAACCTGTCCGTTGACCCTTCCACGGGAGACCTCTGGGTGGGCTGTCACCCCAACGCCCTGAAGCTGCTCATCTACGATCCCAGTCGCCCTCCTGCATCCCAG GTGCTGCGCATCCAGAACATCCTTTCCGAGACGCCCGCCGTGAGCACGGTCTACGCCAACAACGGCTCCGTGCTGCAGGGCAGCACCGTGGCCTCCGTGTACGGCGGGAAGCTGCTCATCGGCACGCTGTACCACAGGGCCCTGCAGTGCCCGCTCTGA
- the LOC100922843 gene encoding serum paraoxonase/arylesterase 2 isoform X2 yields MARLVLLTALGLALALLGERFVALRNRLNASREVEPVNLPGCRLIKGVEAGSEDIDILPNGLAFLSAGLKSPGIQCFAPEKPGGILMMDLNKDSPRALELRVSRGFDLSTFNPHGISTFIDKDDTVYLFVANHPEFKSTVEIFQFEEEENSLLHLKTVRHELLPSVNDIVAVGPEHFYATNSHYFSDIFLKYLEVYLNLRWTNVIYYSPEGARVVAEGFDSTNGINISPDHKYIYVADSFAHEIHVMEKLANWSLSPVKVLQLDTIVDNLSVDPSTGDLWVGCHPNALKLLIYDPSRPPASQVLRIQNILSETPAVSTVYANNGSVLQGSTVASVYGGKLLIGTLYHRALQCPL; encoded by the exons GAACCGCCTCAACGCCTCTCGAGAAGTGGAGCCTGTCAACCTTCCCGGCTGTCGCTTGATCAAAGGAGTAG AAGCGGGCTCTGAAGATATTGACATCCTTCCCAACGGCTTGGCGTTCCTCAGCGCA GGCCTCAAGTCTCCTGGGATCCAGTGCTTTGCCCCGGAGAAGCCCGGAGGAATCCTGATGATGGATCTGAACAAGGACAGCCCCCGGGCTCTGGAGCTGAGGGTCAGCCGGGGCTTTGACCTGTCCACCTTTAACCCCCACGGCATCAGTACGTTCATCGACAAAG ATGACACCGTGTATCTCTTTGTTGCCAATCACCCCGAGTTCAAGAGCACAGTGGAGATTTTTCAGtttgaagaagaggaaaactCCCTTTTGCACCTGAAAACCGTCCGGCACGAGCTCCTGCCCAG tgTGAATGACATCGTGGCCGTGGGCCCCGAGCATTTCTACGCCACCAACAGCCACTATTTCTCCGACATTTTCCTAAAGTATCTGGAGGTCTACTTGAACCTGCGCTGGACCAATGTCATTTACTACAGCCCTGAGGGCGCGCGCGTGGTGGCCGAAGGCTTCGACTCCACCAACGGCATCAACATATCCCCAGATCACAA GTACATCTATGTGGCCGATAGTTTTGCCCATGAAATCCACGTCATGGAAAAACTCGCCAACTGGAGTTTGAGTCCAGTGAAG GTGCTCCAGCTGGACACGATAGTGGACAACCTGTCCGTTGACCCTTCCACGGGAGACCTCTGGGTGGGCTGTCACCCCAACGCCCTGAAGCTGCTCATCTACGATCCCAGTCGCCCTCCTGCATCCCAG GTGCTGCGCATCCAGAACATCCTTTCCGAGACGCCCGCCGTGAGCACGGTCTACGCCAACAACGGCTCCGTGCTGCAGGGCAGCACCGTGGCCTCCGTGTACGGCGGGAAGCTGCTCATCGGCACGCTGTACCACAGGGCCCTGCAGTGCCCGCTCTGA